One Cricetulus griseus strain 17A/GY chromosome 5, alternate assembly CriGri-PICRH-1.0, whole genome shotgun sequence genomic window carries:
- the Safb gene encoding scaffold attachment factor B1 isoform X2, whose product MAETLSGLGDAGAAGAAAVSSAASETETRRLSDLRVIDLRAELKKRNLDSSGNKSVLMERLKKAIEDEGGNPDEIEVTAEGNKKMPKRPSKGKKPEDEGVEDNGLEENSGDGQEDVETSLENLQDMDMMDISVLDEADIDSGSVADCVEEEEEATLPEGLADSTELVEGDLKGLPEQLQEHAVDDKEAVNNVDTSSSDFTILQEMEEASLEPENEKILDILGETCKSEPVKEEGSELEQPFAQATSSVGPDRKLAEEEDLFESCGHPEEEEEEEQEEEQEEEGDLALVRNSESESPSTRCQWSEAEAPLAVVKREPGEVAGAGGGPGMDREPVGLEEPVEQSSTAAQLEEATSQELVRAPTASLSPEPQDSKDDVKKFAFDACNDVPAAPKESSASEGADQKMSSVEEDSDTKRLSREEKGRSSCGRNFWVSGLSSTTRATDLKNLFSRYGKVVGAKVVTNARSPGARCYGFVTMSTAEEATKCISHLHKTELHGKMISVEKAKSEPAGKRVPDRRDGDSKKEKASTSDRSANLKREEKADRKDDAKKGDDGNTEKSKDLDDQKPGPSERSRTTKSGSRGTERTVVMDKSKGVPVISVKTSGSKERASKSQDRKSASREKRSVVSFDKVKESRKSRDSESRRERERSEREQRLQAQWEREERERLEIARERLAFHRHRLERERMERERLERERMHVEQERRREQERIHREREELRRQQELRYEQERRPAVRRPYDVDGRRDDAYWPEAKRAALDDRYHSDFGRQDRFHDFDHRDRGRYPNHSVDRREGSRSMMGDREGQHYPERHGGPERHGRDSRDGWGYSSNKRMSEGRGLPPPPRGRRDWGEHSRRLEDDRAWQGAADGGMMEREHKRWQGGERSMSGHSGPGHMMNRGGMSGRGSFAPGGASRGHVIPRGGMQGGFGGQSRGSRPSDARFTRRY is encoded by the exons ATGGCGGAGACTCTGTCGGGTTTAGGAGACGCGGGTGCGGCGGGCGCGGCGGCCGTGAGCTCCGCGGCGTCAGAGACCGAGACGCGGCGGCTCAGCGACCTGCGGGTGATCGACCTGCGGGCGGAGCTGAAGAAGCGGAACCTCGACTCGAGCGGCAACAAGAGCGTGCTGATGGAGCGGCTGAAGAAG GCCATTGAAGATGAAGGCGGGAATCCTGATGAAATTGAAGTCACTGCTGAGGGCAACAAGAAGATGCCTAAGAGGCCCAGCAAAG GAAAGAAACCAGAAGATGAGGGTGTGGAGGACAACGGgcttgaggagaattctggggatgGACAG GAGGACGTGGAGACCAGCCTGGAAAACCTGCAAGACATGGACATGATGGACATCAGTGTGCTGGATGAGGCTGACATTGACAGTGGCAGCGTGGCAGACtgtgtggaggaagaggaggaggccacACTCCCTGAGGGCCTGGCAGATAGCACTGAGCTGGTGGAAGGCGACTTGAAGGGGCTCCCGGAGCAGCTGCAAGAGCATGCA GTAGATGACAAGGAAGCAGTTAATAATGTGGATACGTCGTCATCTGACTTTACCATACTCCAG GAAATGGAAGAGGCGTCCCTGGAGCCAG aaaatgagaaaatactcGACATTTTGGGGGAAACTTGTAAATCTGAGCCAGTAAAAGAAGAAGGTTCGGAGCTGGAGCAGCCCTTTGCCCAGGCCACGAGTAGCGTGGGGCCAGACAGGAAGCTGGCGGAGGAAGAGGACCTATTTGAGAGCTGCGGCCACccggaagaggaagaagaggaagagcaggaagaggagcaagaggaggagggagatttAGCTTTGGTCCGCAACAGCGAGTCTGAGTCTCCAAGCACTCGGTGTCAGTGGAGCGAGGCAGAAGCCCCGTTAGCAGTAGTGAAAAGGGAGCCGGGCGAAGTCGCGGGCGCAGGCGGAGGCCCCGGGATGGACCGTGAACCTGTAGGGCTAGAGGAGCCAGTTGAGCAGAGTAGCACAGCTGCCCAGCTCGAGGAGGCCACCAGCCAGGAGCTGGTGAGAGCGCCCACAGCATCCCTGAGCCCTGAACCCCAAGATAGCAAAGACGACGTGAAGAAGTTTGCTTTTGACGCTTGTAATGACGTCCCTGCAGCTCCTAAAGAGTCCTCAGCCAGTGAGGGCGCTGATCAGAAAATGAG TTCTGTTGAAGAAGACTCGGATACAAAGAGGCTTTCCCGAGAGGAGAAGG GTCGAAGCAGCTGTGGTAGGAATTTCTGGGTTAGTGGCCTTTCGTCTACAACTAGAGCTACTGATCTGAAGAACCTATTCAGCAGATATGGGAAG GTGGTGGGTGCCAAGGTCGTAACGAATGCCCGGAGTCCCGGAGCTCGCTGTTATGGCTTTGTCACTATGTCCACAGCTGAAGAGGCAACAAAATGCATTAGCCATTTACACAAGACTGAGCTGCATGGCAAAATGATCTCCGTGGAAAAG GCCAAAAGTGAGCCTGCTGGTAAGAGAGTGCCTGACAGGAGAGATGGGGACAGcaagaaggagaaagccagtacCAGTGACAG GTCAGCAAACctgaagagggaggagaaagccGACAGAAAAGACGATGCTAAAAAGGGGGATGATGGGAACACAGAGAAGAGCAAGGACCTGGACGATCAGAAGCCTGGGCCTTCAGAACGCTCAAGGACTACCAAGTCAG GAAGCCGTGGCACCGAACGCACAGTGGTGATGGACAAATCCAAAGGTGTGCCTGTCATCAGTGTGAAGACATCCGGGTCCAAAGAGAGA GCCTCCAAAAGCCAGGACCGAAAGTCAGCCAGCCGGGAAAAGCGGTCTGTCGTGTCCTTTGACAAGGTTAAAGAGTCCCGAAAGTCCAGAGACTCAGAGTCACGGAG GGAGCGGGAGCGCAGTGAACGGGAGCAGCGGTTGCAGGCACAGTGGGAGCGGGAGGAGCGGGAGCGGCTAGAGATTGCCCGTGAGCGCCTGGCTTTCCACCGCCATCGGCTAGAGCGAGAGCGCATGGAGCGAGAGCGGCTGGAGCGCGAGCGCATGCATGTGGAACAGGAGCGGAGGCGTGAGCAGGAACGTATCCACCGTGAGCGGGAGGAGCTACGACGGCAGCAGGAGCTGCGCTATGAGCAAGAGCGCCGGCCTGCAGTGCGCAGGCCTTACGATGTGGATGGCCG GCGTGATGATGCCTACTGGCCAGAAGCCAAGCGGGCAGCACTGGATGACCGCTACCACTCAGACTTTGGCCGCCAGGACCGCTTCCACGATTTTGACCACAGAGACCGGGGCCGTTACCCCAACCACTCTGTGGACAG GAGAGAAGGTTCGAGGTCGAtgatgggagacagagaaggacag CATTACCCTGAACGCCATGGAGGGCCTGAACGCCATGGCCGGGACTCTCGAGACGGCTGGGGCTACAGCTCTAACAAGAGAATGAGTGAAGGCCGAGGGCTGCCCCCTCCTCCCAG GGGCAGGCGTGACTGGGGGGAACACAGCCGGAGACTTGAAGATGACCGGGCATGGCAGGGTGCAGCTGACGGAGGCATGATGGAGCGTGAGCACAAGAGGTGGCAAG GTGGTGAGAGGAGCATGTCTGGCCACTCAGGGCCTGGCCACATGATGAACCGAGGTGGCATGTCAGG GCGTGGCAGTTTCGCCCCTGGTGGAGCCTCACGTGGCCATGTgattccacgtggagggatgcagGGAGGCTTTGGAGGACAGAGCCGGGGCAGCAGGCCCAGTGATGCCCGCTTCACCCGCCGCTACTGA
- the Safb gene encoding scaffold attachment factor B1 isoform X3, translated as MAETLSGLGDAGAAGAAAVSSAASETETRRLSDLRVIDLRAELKKRNLDSSGNKSVLMERLKKAIEDEGGNPDEIEVTAEGNKKMPKRPSKGKKPEDEGVEDNGLEENSGDGQEDVETSLENLQDMDMMDISVLDEADIDSGSVADCVEEEEEATLPEGLADSTELVEGDLKGLPEQLQEHAVDDKEAVNNVDTSSSDFTILQEMEEASLEPENEKILDILGETCKSEPVKEEGSELEQPFAQATSSVGPDRKLAEEEDLFESCGHPEEEEEEEQEEEQEEEGDLALVRNSESESPSTRCQWSEAEAPLAVVKREPGEVAGAGGGPGMDREPVGLEEPVEQSSTAAQLEEATSQELVRAPTASLSPEPQDSKDDVKKFAFDACNDVPAAPKESSASEGADQKMSSVEEDSDTKRLSREEKGRSSCGRNFWVSGLSSTTRATDLKNLFSRYGKVVGAKVVTNARSPGARCYGFVTMSTAEEATKCISHLHKTELHGKMISVEKAKSEPAGKRVPDRRDGDSKKEKASTSDRSANLKREEKADRKDDAKKGDDGNTEKSKDLDDQKPGPSERSRTTKSGSRGTERTVVMDKSKGVPVISVKTSGSKERASKSQDRKSASREKRSVVSFDKVKESRKSRDSESRRERERSEREQRLQAQWEREERERLEIARERLAFHRHRLERERMERERLERERMHVEQERRREQERIHREREELRRQQELRYEQERRPAVRRPYDVDGRRDDAYWPEAKRAALDDRYHSDFGRQDRFHDFDHRDRGRYPNHSVDRREGSRSMMGDREGQHYPERHGGPERHGRDSRDGWGYSSNKRMSEGRGLPPPPRRDWGEHSRRLEDDRAWQGAADGGMMEREHKRWQGGERSMSGHSGPGHMMNRGGMSGRGSFAPGGASRGHVIPRGGMQGGFGGQSRGSRPSDARFTRRY; from the exons ATGGCGGAGACTCTGTCGGGTTTAGGAGACGCGGGTGCGGCGGGCGCGGCGGCCGTGAGCTCCGCGGCGTCAGAGACCGAGACGCGGCGGCTCAGCGACCTGCGGGTGATCGACCTGCGGGCGGAGCTGAAGAAGCGGAACCTCGACTCGAGCGGCAACAAGAGCGTGCTGATGGAGCGGCTGAAGAAG GCCATTGAAGATGAAGGCGGGAATCCTGATGAAATTGAAGTCACTGCTGAGGGCAACAAGAAGATGCCTAAGAGGCCCAGCAAAG GAAAGAAACCAGAAGATGAGGGTGTGGAGGACAACGGgcttgaggagaattctggggatgGACAG GAGGACGTGGAGACCAGCCTGGAAAACCTGCAAGACATGGACATGATGGACATCAGTGTGCTGGATGAGGCTGACATTGACAGTGGCAGCGTGGCAGACtgtgtggaggaagaggaggaggccacACTCCCTGAGGGCCTGGCAGATAGCACTGAGCTGGTGGAAGGCGACTTGAAGGGGCTCCCGGAGCAGCTGCAAGAGCATGCA GTAGATGACAAGGAAGCAGTTAATAATGTGGATACGTCGTCATCTGACTTTACCATACTCCAG GAAATGGAAGAGGCGTCCCTGGAGCCAG aaaatgagaaaatactcGACATTTTGGGGGAAACTTGTAAATCTGAGCCAGTAAAAGAAGAAGGTTCGGAGCTGGAGCAGCCCTTTGCCCAGGCCACGAGTAGCGTGGGGCCAGACAGGAAGCTGGCGGAGGAAGAGGACCTATTTGAGAGCTGCGGCCACccggaagaggaagaagaggaagagcaggaagaggagcaagaggaggagggagatttAGCTTTGGTCCGCAACAGCGAGTCTGAGTCTCCAAGCACTCGGTGTCAGTGGAGCGAGGCAGAAGCCCCGTTAGCAGTAGTGAAAAGGGAGCCGGGCGAAGTCGCGGGCGCAGGCGGAGGCCCCGGGATGGACCGTGAACCTGTAGGGCTAGAGGAGCCAGTTGAGCAGAGTAGCACAGCTGCCCAGCTCGAGGAGGCCACCAGCCAGGAGCTGGTGAGAGCGCCCACAGCATCCCTGAGCCCTGAACCCCAAGATAGCAAAGACGACGTGAAGAAGTTTGCTTTTGACGCTTGTAATGACGTCCCTGCAGCTCCTAAAGAGTCCTCAGCCAGTGAGGGCGCTGATCAGAAAATGAG TTCTGTTGAAGAAGACTCGGATACAAAGAGGCTTTCCCGAGAGGAGAAGG GTCGAAGCAGCTGTGGTAGGAATTTCTGGGTTAGTGGCCTTTCGTCTACAACTAGAGCTACTGATCTGAAGAACCTATTCAGCAGATATGGGAAG GTGGTGGGTGCCAAGGTCGTAACGAATGCCCGGAGTCCCGGAGCTCGCTGTTATGGCTTTGTCACTATGTCCACAGCTGAAGAGGCAACAAAATGCATTAGCCATTTACACAAGACTGAGCTGCATGGCAAAATGATCTCCGTGGAAAAG GCCAAAAGTGAGCCTGCTGGTAAGAGAGTGCCTGACAGGAGAGATGGGGACAGcaagaaggagaaagccagtacCAGTGACAG GTCAGCAAACctgaagagggaggagaaagccGACAGAAAAGACGATGCTAAAAAGGGGGATGATGGGAACACAGAGAAGAGCAAGGACCTGGACGATCAGAAGCCTGGGCCTTCAGAACGCTCAAGGACTACCAAGTCAG GAAGCCGTGGCACCGAACGCACAGTGGTGATGGACAAATCCAAAGGTGTGCCTGTCATCAGTGTGAAGACATCCGGGTCCAAAGAGAGA GCCTCCAAAAGCCAGGACCGAAAGTCAGCCAGCCGGGAAAAGCGGTCTGTCGTGTCCTTTGACAAGGTTAAAGAGTCCCGAAAGTCCAGAGACTCAGAGTCACGGAG GGAGCGGGAGCGCAGTGAACGGGAGCAGCGGTTGCAGGCACAGTGGGAGCGGGAGGAGCGGGAGCGGCTAGAGATTGCCCGTGAGCGCCTGGCTTTCCACCGCCATCGGCTAGAGCGAGAGCGCATGGAGCGAGAGCGGCTGGAGCGCGAGCGCATGCATGTGGAACAGGAGCGGAGGCGTGAGCAGGAACGTATCCACCGTGAGCGGGAGGAGCTACGACGGCAGCAGGAGCTGCGCTATGAGCAAGAGCGCCGGCCTGCAGTGCGCAGGCCTTACGATGTGGATGGCCG GCGTGATGATGCCTACTGGCCAGAAGCCAAGCGGGCAGCACTGGATGACCGCTACCACTCAGACTTTGGCCGCCAGGACCGCTTCCACGATTTTGACCACAGAGACCGGGGCCGTTACCCCAACCACTCTGTGGACAG GAGAGAAGGTTCGAGGTCGAtgatgggagacagagaaggacag CATTACCCTGAACGCCATGGAGGGCCTGAACGCCATGGCCGGGACTCTCGAGACGGCTGGGGCTACAGCTCTAACAAGAGAATGAGTGAAGGCCGAGGGCTGCCCCCTCCTCCCAG GCGTGACTGGGGGGAACACAGCCGGAGACTTGAAGATGACCGGGCATGGCAGGGTGCAGCTGACGGAGGCATGATGGAGCGTGAGCACAAGAGGTGGCAAG GTGGTGAGAGGAGCATGTCTGGCCACTCAGGGCCTGGCCACATGATGAACCGAGGTGGCATGTCAGG GCGTGGCAGTTTCGCCCCTGGTGGAGCCTCACGTGGCCATGTgattccacgtggagggatgcagGGAGGCTTTGGAGGACAGAGCCGGGGCAGCAGGCCCAGTGATGCCCGCTTCACCCGCCGCTACTGA
- the Safb gene encoding scaffold attachment factor B1 isoform X1: MKAGILMKLKSLLRATRRCLRGPAKVDDKEAVNNVDTSSSDFTILQEMEEASLEPENEKILDILGETCKSEPVKEEGSELEQPFAQATSSVGPDRKLAEEEDLFESCGHPEEEEEEEQEEEQEEEGDLALVRNSESESPSTRCQWSEAEAPLAVVKREPGEVAGAGGGPGMDREPVGLEEPVEQSSTAAQLEEATSQELVRAPTASLSPEPQDSKDDVKKFAFDACNDVPAAPKESSASEGADQKMSSVEEDSDTKRLSREEKGRSSCGRNFWVSGLSSTTRATDLKNLFSRYGKVVGAKVVTNARSPGARCYGFVTMSTAEEATKCISHLHKTELHGKMISVEKAKSEPAGKRVPDRRDGDSKKEKASTSDRSANLKREEKADRKDDAKKGDDGNTEKSKDLDDQKPGPSERSRTTKSGSRGTERTVVMDKSKGVPVISVKTSGSKERASKSQDRKSASREKRSVVSFDKVKESRKSRDSESRRERERSEREQRLQAQWEREERERLEIARERLAFHRHRLERERMERERLERERMHVEQERRREQERIHREREELRRQQELRYEQERRPAVRRPYDVDGRRDDAYWPEAKRAALDDRYHSDFGRQDRFHDFDHRDRGRYPNHSVDRREGSRSMMGDREGQHYPERHGGPERHGRDSRDGWGYSSNKRMSEGRGLPPPPRGRRDWGEHSRRLEDDRAWQGAADGGMMEREHKRWQGGERSMSGHSGPGHMMNRGGMSGRGSFAPGGASRGHVIPRGGMQGGFGGQSRGSRPSDARFTRRY; encoded by the exons ATGAAGGCGGGAATCCTGATGAAATTGAAGTCACTGCTGAGGGCAACAAGAAGATGCCTAAGAGGCCCAGCAAAG GTAGATGACAAGGAAGCAGTTAATAATGTGGATACGTCGTCATCTGACTTTACCATACTCCAG GAAATGGAAGAGGCGTCCCTGGAGCCAG aaaatgagaaaatactcGACATTTTGGGGGAAACTTGTAAATCTGAGCCAGTAAAAGAAGAAGGTTCGGAGCTGGAGCAGCCCTTTGCCCAGGCCACGAGTAGCGTGGGGCCAGACAGGAAGCTGGCGGAGGAAGAGGACCTATTTGAGAGCTGCGGCCACccggaagaggaagaagaggaagagcaggaagaggagcaagaggaggagggagatttAGCTTTGGTCCGCAACAGCGAGTCTGAGTCTCCAAGCACTCGGTGTCAGTGGAGCGAGGCAGAAGCCCCGTTAGCAGTAGTGAAAAGGGAGCCGGGCGAAGTCGCGGGCGCAGGCGGAGGCCCCGGGATGGACCGTGAACCTGTAGGGCTAGAGGAGCCAGTTGAGCAGAGTAGCACAGCTGCCCAGCTCGAGGAGGCCACCAGCCAGGAGCTGGTGAGAGCGCCCACAGCATCCCTGAGCCCTGAACCCCAAGATAGCAAAGACGACGTGAAGAAGTTTGCTTTTGACGCTTGTAATGACGTCCCTGCAGCTCCTAAAGAGTCCTCAGCCAGTGAGGGCGCTGATCAGAAAATGAG TTCTGTTGAAGAAGACTCGGATACAAAGAGGCTTTCCCGAGAGGAGAAGG GTCGAAGCAGCTGTGGTAGGAATTTCTGGGTTAGTGGCCTTTCGTCTACAACTAGAGCTACTGATCTGAAGAACCTATTCAGCAGATATGGGAAG GTGGTGGGTGCCAAGGTCGTAACGAATGCCCGGAGTCCCGGAGCTCGCTGTTATGGCTTTGTCACTATGTCCACAGCTGAAGAGGCAACAAAATGCATTAGCCATTTACACAAGACTGAGCTGCATGGCAAAATGATCTCCGTGGAAAAG GCCAAAAGTGAGCCTGCTGGTAAGAGAGTGCCTGACAGGAGAGATGGGGACAGcaagaaggagaaagccagtacCAGTGACAG GTCAGCAAACctgaagagggaggagaaagccGACAGAAAAGACGATGCTAAAAAGGGGGATGATGGGAACACAGAGAAGAGCAAGGACCTGGACGATCAGAAGCCTGGGCCTTCAGAACGCTCAAGGACTACCAAGTCAG GAAGCCGTGGCACCGAACGCACAGTGGTGATGGACAAATCCAAAGGTGTGCCTGTCATCAGTGTGAAGACATCCGGGTCCAAAGAGAGA GCCTCCAAAAGCCAGGACCGAAAGTCAGCCAGCCGGGAAAAGCGGTCTGTCGTGTCCTTTGACAAGGTTAAAGAGTCCCGAAAGTCCAGAGACTCAGAGTCACGGAG GGAGCGGGAGCGCAGTGAACGGGAGCAGCGGTTGCAGGCACAGTGGGAGCGGGAGGAGCGGGAGCGGCTAGAGATTGCCCGTGAGCGCCTGGCTTTCCACCGCCATCGGCTAGAGCGAGAGCGCATGGAGCGAGAGCGGCTGGAGCGCGAGCGCATGCATGTGGAACAGGAGCGGAGGCGTGAGCAGGAACGTATCCACCGTGAGCGGGAGGAGCTACGACGGCAGCAGGAGCTGCGCTATGAGCAAGAGCGCCGGCCTGCAGTGCGCAGGCCTTACGATGTGGATGGCCG GCGTGATGATGCCTACTGGCCAGAAGCCAAGCGGGCAGCACTGGATGACCGCTACCACTCAGACTTTGGCCGCCAGGACCGCTTCCACGATTTTGACCACAGAGACCGGGGCCGTTACCCCAACCACTCTGTGGACAG GAGAGAAGGTTCGAGGTCGAtgatgggagacagagaaggacag CATTACCCTGAACGCCATGGAGGGCCTGAACGCCATGGCCGGGACTCTCGAGACGGCTGGGGCTACAGCTCTAACAAGAGAATGAGTGAAGGCCGAGGGCTGCCCCCTCCTCCCAG GGGCAGGCGTGACTGGGGGGAACACAGCCGGAGACTTGAAGATGACCGGGCATGGCAGGGTGCAGCTGACGGAGGCATGATGGAGCGTGAGCACAAGAGGTGGCAAG GTGGTGAGAGGAGCATGTCTGGCCACTCAGGGCCTGGCCACATGATGAACCGAGGTGGCATGTCAGG GCGTGGCAGTTTCGCCCCTGGTGGAGCCTCACGTGGCCATGTgattccacgtggagggatgcagGGAGGCTTTGGAGGACAGAGCCGGGGCAGCAGGCCCAGTGATGCCCGCTTCACCCGCCGCTACTGA